Proteins encoded in a region of the Streptomyces sp. NBC_00513 genome:
- a CDS encoding MaoC family dehydratase has protein sequence MTTEHSFSAPDPAAPGPAAPVGGWPGRYFEDFTVGDVYKHTLGRTVLETDNSWLTLLTQNTAPLHFDRHYAAGTRWGRPLVDSTFTLALITGQSVSDISQHVMANLGWDRVRLPNPVFEGDTLYSQSEVLTKRDSSSRPDIGIISVRTIGFNQEGVIVITFERTLMVYRRAHGPGFATVEPVWDERSLRAAGL, from the coding sequence ATGACGACCGAGCACTCATTCTCAGCCCCCGACCCCGCCGCCCCTGGCCCGGCCGCCCCCGTTGGTGGCTGGCCCGGCCGCTACTTCGAGGACTTCACCGTCGGTGACGTGTACAAGCACACCCTTGGGCGCACCGTTCTCGAAACGGACAACTCCTGGCTCACCCTGCTGACCCAGAACACCGCCCCGCTGCATTTCGACCGCCACTATGCGGCCGGCACCCGTTGGGGCCGGCCGCTCGTCGATTCCACGTTCACGCTCGCCCTGATCACAGGGCAGAGCGTGAGCGACATATCGCAGCATGTGATGGCCAACCTCGGCTGGGACCGGGTCAGGCTGCCCAACCCCGTATTCGAAGGCGACACCCTCTACTCGCAGTCCGAGGTGCTCACCAAGCGGGATTCAAGCAGCCGTCCTGACATCGGCATCATCAGCGTGCGCACCATCGGGTTCAACCAGGAGGGTGTCATCGTGATCACTTTCGAGCGGACCTTGATGGTGTACCGCCGCGCACACGGTCCGGGCTTCGCGACCGTCGAACCGGTATGGGACGAGCGCTCCCTCCGGG